The sequence TGTGGAGCCACCAGGAGCGTGCCGTCGGGGCTGGCCACCACCGTGTGGCCATGCTTCAGCACGACCACCTGCCCGAACCGCTCAGCCGCCTCGCGCGCCGCGGACCAAGGGTCGGCGACGATCTCATCGACCTCGGTGTCGAGCAGACGGCTCAGTTCACCGGGGTGTGGCGTCAGAACGAGTTGAGCCGAGCGCAACCGGTCGGGCCACTCAGACTGCTTCGCCAGCCAGTTGAGCGCGTCGGCGTCCAGCACTGCCTGGGCACGGAACTCCTGGGCCTCCTCGGCCACGGTGCTCGCGCCGAACCCGATGCCTGCCGCGACCGTCCGCACTCGGAAGAGGGCGTTCAGGAATTCGTCGACAGGCGAGTCCTGACCGAGCCCAGGGCCCACCACGAGTGCCTGATAGCGATCGATCTGCTCGTGGATCATGCGCGCCATGCGCGCGCCGGCGCCGCCGATCTCCCCCTCCGGGAGCGGAAGGAACGTCACCTCGGGAAGCGCGGTGGCGATCGGGGCGATCAGCGACCGTGGGACGGCCAGTGTCACCAGCCCGGCCCCGACCCTTGCGCCGGCTGCCGCGGTCAGACGCGGAGCCCCATAGTAGGTCGGAGCCCCGCCGACGACGAGGAGCGTCCCTACCTCGCGCTTATGCGTGTCCGCATGCCGACGAGGCAACCAGGCGCGCACGTCCTGCTCGGTGATGAGTTGTGGGGCTTCACGGGATATGTCGGGCGCGGGCAGCCCGATGTCGATCAGCCGAAGAATCCCCGTGTAGCGCAGTGCCGGCGCACGGTAGAGCCCGATCTTCGGTAGGCCCACCGTGACCGTCATGTCGGCCGCCAGCGCGCCCTCCGCGACGGCCCCGCTGTCCGCGTCCACGCCGCTAGGAACGTCGAGCGCGACGACCGGCGTGCTGCGCTCACGTCGGACGGCCGCGACGGTTGCGAACGCGTCCACAACCTCCGGCGGCAAGGTGTCTTTTCCGCCGATGCCGAACACCGCATCGACGATGACGTCCGCCCCCCGCGCTGCCTCCGCGAGCGCTCTAGGTTCGATCCAGACGAACTGGTCGGCCGTTGCCGCATCGATCGGAGCACCACCGCTGTCCGTGCGCCGGTAGCCCCAGATCAGACACCGCCAACCGCGCTCCTGCAAGGCGGCTGCGGCGACCAGACCGTCGCCGCCGTTGTTGCCCGGGCCGGCCAGCACGAGCACGGTCCCCGCGCGCCCCCCGGCCGCTCGTTCGATCTCCCGTGCGACGCCACGACCCGCGGCGCGCATCAGGTCCGCCTCCGTGTGTCCCGCTGCCAGTGCGGCACGTTCCGCCGCCCGAATCTCCTCCACCCGGCACAAGTTGATCACGACCCGTCCGCCTCCCCGTCCATCGGCGCACGCTTGGTGGCCACGACGACCGCCATCGCCACGCTACGCGAGTGTGTCAGTGAGATCGAGAAATGGGTTAGGCCAAGATGCGCGGCCCGCGCCGCGGCCGTGTCGTGGAGCACGACGATCGGTTTTCCGCGGCGGTTTGGTAGGACCTC is a genomic window of Sphaerobacter thermophilus DSM 20745 containing:
- a CDS encoding bifunctional ADP-dependent NAD(P)H-hydrate dehydratase/NAD(P)H-hydrate epimerase codes for the protein MINLCRVEEIRAAERAALAAGHTEADLMRAAGRGVAREIERAAGGRAGTVLVLAGPGNNGGDGLVAAAALQERGWRCLIWGYRRTDSGGAPIDAATADQFVWIEPRALAEAARGADVIVDAVFGIGGKDTLPPEVVDAFATVAAVRRERSTPVVALDVPSGVDADSGAVAEGALAADMTVTVGLPKIGLYRAPALRYTGILRLIDIGLPAPDISREAPQLITEQDVRAWLPRRHADTHKREVGTLLVVGGAPTYYGAPRLTAAAGARVGAGLVTLAVPRSLIAPIATALPEVTFLPLPEGEIGGAGARMARMIHEQIDRYQALVVGPGLGQDSPVDEFLNALFRVRTVAAGIGFGASTVAEEAQEFRAQAVLDADALNWLAKQSEWPDRLRSAQLVLTPHPGELSRLLDTEVDEIVADPWSAAREAAERFGQVVVLKHGHTVVASPDGTLLVAPQALPALASAGTGDVLAGMIGGLMAQGVPSREAAAAGVYLGGEAAILAMERVGTLGLVASDLIDALPRALAALYDARWGRIGG